A region of Polyangiaceae bacterium DNA encodes the following proteins:
- a CDS encoding phosphodiester glycosidase family protein — MQRGVLGLCAIVLFSSFASSARAADKWTTPHPGVRHLYRTSSTPWRIFALEIDLCAQGVSLRATQSSERKRTVSSFAKLVGAEAAVNGDFFSFSTYGTSGLAMGKGVKWSDTADGTSEGFVAFGPDRHLLSPLKSVVNPPASWMREVVSGKPQVVTDGVAQATNPTEFCSTRHPRTAAGISKDGRKLILAVVDGRTSISVGMRCTELGSLMKGLGAWNALNLDGGGSSAMYVSGAGTVNDPSDGVERVVANHLGVFATGSGEPGSCDRTWEESALDALDSSTTTDVNGDGRADLCARGGAGVTCSLSTGSAFAAPISGPALSDASGWNDESNWSTLRMGDIDGDGLADLCARANDGVHCWLSDGKGFPTKVSGPALADAQGWNGAQYYGTLRLADVTGDGKDDLCARSSADFRCYPSTGTGFGAPIVTTALSDANGFDEPSQYGTLRMGDIDGDGRVDVCARAAAGMRCYRSQASGFAAAIDGPAWSDASGWGFVGYWSTIRLVDVDADGKADLCARGAKGLVCHLSNGNGFGAAVTGPAWSDDSGWSRHKHYSTLRFADLDGDGDLDVCARAAKGIVCAPWEGSGFGAAIDGPALSDAAGFGALRFYQTIRMLDLNSDGKADLCARASAGMRCYLSSGNAFGAEIVGPAWADATNWDEPRYFSTIRGAGPLGGPGGSGGTGGTGGASGNGGVSSGGVAGLAGGGGSSGAPGAAGTTASGGASSSGGGASSSGGGAGESGSGGAEPQAGSDEGGGCGCRTGTGSSPLAAFGALGLLALALRRRSSALRPGQSARSTKCSSSRS, encoded by the coding sequence ATGCAACGAGGTGTGCTCGGGCTCTGCGCGATCGTTCTCTTCTCCAGCTTCGCGTCCAGCGCGCGAGCGGCGGACAAGTGGACCACCCCGCACCCCGGAGTGCGCCATCTGTATCGGACCAGCAGCACGCCGTGGCGGATCTTCGCGCTCGAGATCGATCTCTGCGCGCAGGGCGTGAGCCTCCGCGCGACTCAGTCGAGCGAGCGCAAGCGGACGGTGTCGAGCTTCGCCAAGCTGGTCGGCGCCGAGGCGGCCGTGAACGGAGACTTCTTCTCGTTCTCGACCTACGGCACGAGCGGCCTCGCGATGGGCAAGGGCGTGAAATGGTCGGACACCGCCGACGGCACCAGCGAGGGGTTCGTGGCGTTCGGCCCCGACCGGCACCTGCTGTCGCCGCTGAAGAGCGTCGTCAACCCGCCCGCGAGCTGGATGCGCGAGGTCGTGAGCGGCAAGCCCCAGGTGGTGACCGACGGCGTCGCTCAGGCCACGAACCCGACCGAGTTCTGCAGCACGCGCCACCCGCGAACGGCCGCTGGCATCAGCAAGGACGGGCGCAAGCTGATCCTCGCGGTGGTGGACGGTCGCACCAGCATCAGCGTGGGCATGCGCTGCACCGAGCTCGGCAGCCTGATGAAGGGACTCGGAGCCTGGAACGCGCTCAACCTGGACGGCGGCGGTTCGAGCGCGATGTACGTGTCCGGAGCCGGAACGGTGAACGACCCCTCGGACGGCGTGGAGCGCGTCGTCGCCAACCACCTGGGCGTCTTCGCAACCGGGAGCGGCGAGCCGGGCTCCTGCGATCGGACCTGGGAAGAGTCGGCGCTGGACGCGTTGGACTCGAGCACGACGACGGACGTGAACGGCGACGGGCGAGCCGACCTGTGTGCGCGCGGCGGCGCCGGCGTGACTTGCTCGCTCTCGACGGGATCGGCCTTCGCCGCCCCGATCAGCGGGCCGGCGCTCTCGGACGCCAGCGGCTGGAACGACGAGAGCAACTGGAGCACCCTCCGCATGGGGGACATCGACGGAGACGGCCTCGCCGACCTCTGCGCGCGAGCCAACGACGGTGTCCACTGCTGGCTCTCCGACGGTAAAGGTTTCCCGACCAAGGTCAGCGGTCCCGCGCTCGCCGACGCCCAAGGCTGGAACGGCGCCCAGTACTACGGGACCTTGCGCCTGGCGGACGTCACCGGCGACGGCAAGGACGATCTGTGCGCGCGCTCCAGCGCCGACTTCCGCTGCTACCCGTCCACCGGCACGGGCTTCGGTGCGCCAATCGTCACGACGGCGCTCTCCGACGCCAACGGCTTCGACGAGCCGAGCCAGTACGGGACCCTGCGCATGGGCGACATCGACGGAGACGGTCGGGTGGACGTCTGCGCGCGGGCCGCGGCCGGAATGCGATGCTATCGCTCGCAGGCGAGCGGATTCGCAGCGGCGATCGACGGCCCGGCCTGGAGCGACGCTTCGGGTTGGGGGTTCGTCGGGTACTGGAGCACGATTCGTCTCGTGGACGTCGACGCGGACGGCAAGGCGGATCTCTGCGCGCGTGGCGCGAAGGGCCTGGTCTGTCACCTGTCGAACGGCAACGGCTTCGGCGCCGCAGTGACCGGTCCGGCGTGGAGCGACGACAGCGGCTGGTCGCGCCACAAGCACTACTCGACGCTGCGCTTCGCCGATCTCGACGGTGACGGAGATCTCGACGTCTGCGCGCGCGCGGCCAAGGGCATCGTGTGCGCGCCCTGGGAGGGCTCCGGCTTCGGCGCCGCTATCGACGGCCCGGCGCTCTCGGACGCGGCGGGCTTCGGCGCGCTCCGCTTCTACCAGACCATCCGGATGCTGGACCTGAACTCGGACGGCAAGGCCGATCTCTGCGCGCGGGCGAGCGCCGGCATGCGCTGCTACCTGTCGAGCGGCAACGCCTTCGGCGCCGAGATCGTGGGTCCCGCGTGGGCCGACGCCACGAACTGGGACGAGCCCCGCTACTTCTCGACCATCCGCGGAGCGGGCCCGCTGGGTGGTCCGGGTGGAAGTGGTGGCACCGGCGGTACGGGCGGCGCGTCGGGAAACGGTGGAGTCAGCAGCGGTGGCGTTGCGGGTCTTGCTGGAGGTGGCGGCTCGAGCGGTGCGCCCGGCGCGGCAGGGACTACGGCCAGCGGCGGCGCGAGCTCGTCCGGCGGCGGCGCGAGCTCGTCCGGCGGCGGCGCTGGGGAGAGCGGTTCGGGCGGCGCAGAGCCGCAGGCTGGCAGCGACGAGGGCGGCGGCTGCGGCTGCCGTACCGGGACCGGGAGCTCACCGCTCGCGGCCTTCGGCGCGCTCGGGCTCCTCGCGCTGGCCCTGCGACGGCGGTCGTCGGCGCTTCGCCCGGGTCAGTCGGCGCGCAGCACGAAGTGCTCGAGCTCGAGGTCGTAG
- a CDS encoding DUF2141 domain-containing protein, with the protein MRERVLLFALAITLLADAGIAAPPPAPSVVTVVATGLRNDKGQVVCALFASDKHFPDGEHALRGDIVKVASRRGTCRFAGVAPGTYAVALFHDENSDKVLNTFLGIPREGFAFSRNAPPSTFGPPKFAAAAFRVVKGDYTLTVSMRYM; encoded by the coding sequence ATGCGTGAACGGGTCCTGCTCTTTGCCCTGGCGATAACGCTCTTGGCAGACGCGGGCATCGCCGCGCCACCTCCGGCCCCGAGCGTGGTGACCGTGGTCGCCACGGGGCTCCGCAACGACAAGGGACAGGTCGTGTGCGCGCTGTTCGCCTCGGACAAGCACTTCCCCGACGGCGAGCACGCGCTGAGGGGGGACATCGTCAAGGTCGCGAGCCGACGTGGAACGTGCCGATTCGCGGGCGTTGCGCCCGGCACCTATGCCGTGGCGCTGTTCCATGACGAGAACTCGGACAAGGTGCTGAACACCTTCCTGGGTATCCCGCGCGAGGGCTTCGCCTTCTCGCGCAACGCACCTCCTTCGACCTTCGGCCCGCCGAAGTTCGCGGCAGCGGCGTTTCGCGTCGTCAAGGGCGACTACACTTTGACCGTGTCGATGCGCTACATGTGA
- a CDS encoding GNAT family N-acetyltransferase, which yields MDAFETERLVAHEWDPELHLEGAFAIYGDPEVVRYIGTGPAQTLDEMRTRLLEVASRNARLRHGLGSWPLFDKSSGELVGAVLLKPLPTSGTNGALGTDIEIGWHLARRHWGRGFATEAGRALVQRGFTQLNLRELHAVVESPNQRSQAVARRLGMKHLGRTDRYYDLELEHFVLRAD from the coding sequence GTGGATGCGTTCGAAACCGAGCGACTGGTCGCGCACGAGTGGGATCCCGAGTTGCACCTCGAGGGCGCATTCGCCATTTATGGCGACCCCGAGGTGGTCCGCTACATCGGCACCGGGCCCGCGCAGACGCTGGACGAGATGCGCACACGGCTGCTGGAGGTCGCGTCGCGCAACGCCAGGCTCCGCCACGGGCTCGGCTCGTGGCCGCTGTTCGACAAGAGCAGCGGGGAGCTGGTCGGAGCCGTCCTGCTCAAGCCACTCCCCACCTCGGGCACGAACGGCGCTCTCGGCACGGACATCGAGATCGGCTGGCACCTGGCGCGCCGGCACTGGGGGAGAGGCTTCGCCACCGAGGCGGGCCGCGCGCTCGTCCAACGCGGGTTCACCCAGCTGAACCTGCGCGAGCTGCACGCCGTCGTGGAGTCGCCCAACCAGCGCTCCCAGGCCGTCGCCCGCCGGCTCGGCATGAAGCATCTCGGGCGTACCGACCGCTACTACGACCTCGAGCTCGAGCACTTCGTGCTGCGCGCCGACTGA
- a CDS encoding VWA domain-containing protein — protein MSVSWKISETAAGQGDRAYLETGLRSFADTIYEATEGRFKVCKVFVFDKRRNWGKADVVAEAKGRANAALGALREDSGQIRMFREIDPIGGGPAHQYGAAVFGKVLAHEFGHYGLFLRDEYTEPQEAVPNEPPYLRPRPCDVQVQSLMGNPHSITALSLDTDYTGEDHPAWTLKEITSPAPDQRTKYLTCDKLDPPPKGAPNTETAQWRTAHYRHYQKSAWRLLVEGPTRELLAREARSSPAFVGFPSIAEGGVPAKLKYPTFDGSCFQAIIMDGDYAVLAIDRSASMAKPNALNVPLVSLAVAAAKDYVTSAPAGTTIAVLEFASDVTVVVPPTKIPLGGEAPARAQINAAIDALAKNPPAGNTSLDAALMKARDLLLEGSAIGNSQYVVAISDGEVATQSWLLGQLVGLNIPVFTVAVRDAGSSVMQDVARQTGGAHRNAKGWSQPLIEAELKMQEPVGVRLYPASSSNAPLEAPTELSERDGATVFRASWKEGDKAVFELVTPDAGVVTPANLPPGISYEPSLEGASYVIASPVVGKYTPRLVPQSTSTGDRHIWARSDSRLSLSVDTVGGKQYPEPWFVRARLAAPQPVLGASVTGTLTSSVAGAAPHGVAFRDDGQAPDEQPEDGVYTAVIADVVEDGDYTLDVLALNPGGATVDPIGVGDDPGGADPAAPLSSFRREASLTLKAQGRFAMPQSPAGAVQVRNDLTPVWVSIDHPGDVVWLEFNGYKKGWYVAMTGGLIANDAGPMATRLTLYDTDGATELESDAQPDGRARVELHTPGIDGKYYLKVEHTSGGVGRFQVAVAPGEWFQKRSGTRSGGGGEGGCRLSRSSDSTGVVAFGTWLGLFVLRRTRKPGGPRRRRGS, from the coding sequence ATGAGCGTCAGCTGGAAGATCAGCGAGACCGCGGCAGGTCAGGGCGATCGCGCGTACTTGGAGACCGGTCTGCGCTCCTTCGCGGACACGATCTACGAGGCGACCGAGGGTCGCTTCAAGGTCTGCAAGGTCTTCGTGTTCGACAAGCGACGGAACTGGGGCAAGGCGGACGTCGTTGCCGAGGCAAAGGGGCGCGCGAACGCCGCCCTGGGCGCGCTCCGCGAAGACTCTGGACAGATCCGCATGTTCCGGGAGATCGACCCGATCGGCGGTGGCCCAGCGCACCAGTACGGCGCGGCGGTCTTCGGCAAGGTGCTCGCGCACGAGTTCGGCCACTACGGTCTGTTCCTGCGCGACGAGTACACGGAGCCGCAAGAGGCGGTGCCCAACGAACCGCCCTACCTGCGTCCCCGGCCGTGCGACGTACAGGTCCAGTCGTTGATGGGGAATCCACACAGTATCACCGCGCTGAGCCTGGACACCGACTACACCGGAGAAGATCACCCGGCGTGGACGCTCAAGGAGATCACTTCGCCCGCGCCCGATCAGCGCACGAAGTACCTGACCTGCGACAAGCTCGATCCGCCGCCGAAGGGAGCGCCGAACACGGAGACCGCCCAGTGGCGGACCGCGCACTATCGCCACTATCAGAAGTCGGCGTGGCGGCTGCTGGTGGAAGGACCTACGCGGGAGCTCCTGGCGCGGGAGGCGCGGAGCTCGCCGGCGTTCGTCGGCTTTCCGTCCATCGCGGAAGGAGGCGTGCCAGCGAAGCTGAAGTACCCGACGTTCGACGGGAGCTGCTTTCAGGCCATCATCATGGATGGCGACTACGCGGTGCTGGCCATCGACCGCTCGGCGAGCATGGCCAAACCCAACGCGCTCAACGTGCCGTTGGTGAGCCTCGCGGTCGCAGCGGCAAAAGACTACGTGACCAGCGCGCCGGCCGGCACCACGATCGCCGTGCTCGAGTTTGCCAGCGACGTGACGGTCGTGGTTCCACCGACCAAGATCCCCCTGGGCGGAGAGGCTCCTGCGCGCGCGCAGATCAACGCCGCCATCGACGCCCTCGCGAAGAACCCGCCGGCGGGCAACACCAGCCTCGACGCGGCGCTGATGAAGGCGCGAGACCTGCTGCTCGAGGGCTCCGCCATCGGCAACAGCCAGTACGTGGTGGCGATTTCCGACGGAGAGGTGGCCACTCAGTCGTGGCTGTTGGGTCAGCTCGTCGGACTGAACATCCCGGTCTTCACCGTCGCCGTTCGGGACGCCGGCTCGTCCGTGATGCAGGACGTGGCCCGCCAGACAGGCGGCGCGCACCGGAACGCCAAGGGCTGGTCCCAGCCCCTGATCGAAGCCGAGCTGAAGATGCAGGAGCCGGTGGGCGTGCGCCTCTACCCCGCGTCCTCGAGCAACGCGCCGCTGGAGGCGCCGACGGAGCTCTCCGAGCGAGACGGAGCGACCGTGTTCCGCGCTTCGTGGAAGGAAGGCGACAAGGCGGTGTTCGAGCTGGTTACCCCGGACGCCGGCGTGGTCACGCCGGCCAACCTGCCTCCGGGGATCAGCTACGAGCCTTCTCTGGAAGGCGCTTCCTACGTGATCGCCAGCCCCGTGGTGGGCAAGTACACGCCGCGCCTGGTGCCGCAATCGACCTCCACCGGCGACCGCCACATCTGGGCGCGGAGCGACTCTCGCCTCTCGCTCTCTGTGGATACAGTGGGCGGGAAGCAGTATCCGGAGCCCTGGTTCGTGCGCGCTCGGCTGGCGGCACCACAGCCGGTGCTCGGCGCCTCCGTGACGGGCACGCTCACGAGCAGCGTAGCCGGGGCCGCGCCGCACGGGGTTGCCTTCCGAGACGACGGTCAAGCGCCCGACGAGCAGCCCGAGGACGGCGTCTACACTGCCGTCATCGCGGACGTGGTGGAGGACGGCGACTACACACTCGACGTCCTCGCCCTGAATCCCGGTGGCGCCACCGTCGATCCGATCGGAGTTGGTGACGACCCGGGCGGCGCGGACCCGGCAGCTCCCTTGTCGTCGTTCAGGCGTGAAGCCTCGCTGACGTTGAAGGCGCAAGGCCGCTTCGCCATGCCGCAGTCCCCCGCAGGAGCGGTCCAGGTACGCAATGATCTCACTCCCGTGTGGGTCAGCATCGATCACCCGGGTGACGTGGTCTGGCTCGAGTTCAACGGGTACAAGAAGGGTTGGTACGTCGCGATGACCGGCGGGCTGATCGCAAACGACGCGGGACCGATGGCGACCCGTCTGACGCTCTACGACACCGACGGCGCGACGGAGCTCGAAAGCGACGCGCAGCCGGACGGGCGCGCCCGCGTCGAGCTCCACACGCCGGGCATCGACGGCAAGTACTACTTGAAGGTCGAGCACACGAGCGGAGGCGTGGGTCGGTTTCAGGTGGCGGTCGCGCCTGGCGAGTGGTTCCAGAAGCGCAGCGGCACGCGCTCGGGGGGCGGTGGCGAGGGCGGATGTCGTCTATCGCGCTCCAGCGACTCCACCGGGGTCGTCGCGTTCGGCACGTGGCTCGGGCTCTTCGTCCTGCGTCGCACCCGGAAGCCCGGTGGTCCGAGGCGCAGACGCGGCAGCTGA
- a CDS encoding DUF924 domain-containing protein, whose protein sequence is MTTKPNELQHAATILQYWFSTLDDAAPLDRAAEPFRTCYRRWYGKDPATDADIRTRFEPLLRETTADGRRLDDVMAAYRSAPYGLLALVILLDQLPRNMYRDTPRMYSHDPLALAVSLAAIREYEHDEALPTVRRMFLYVPLMHVESSTIQEYMLAKFEALVERARTRSPQNLGFFEFARDYARRHVEVVAKFGRFPHRNAILSRKTTPAEEAFLVDNPGF, encoded by the coding sequence ATGACGACGAAGCCGAACGAGCTGCAACACGCCGCGACGATCCTCCAGTACTGGTTCTCCACGCTCGACGACGCTGCCCCGTTGGACCGCGCCGCGGAGCCATTCCGCACCTGCTATCGACGCTGGTACGGGAAGGACCCGGCGACCGACGCGGACATCAGGACCCGATTCGAGCCGCTCTTGCGCGAGACCACCGCGGACGGCCGGCGCCTGGACGACGTGATGGCAGCCTATCGGAGCGCGCCGTACGGCCTGCTCGCCCTCGTCATCCTGCTCGATCAGCTGCCCCGGAACATGTACCGCGACACCCCGCGCATGTACTCCCACGACCCGCTCGCCCTCGCGGTCTCGCTGGCAGCAATCCGCGAATACGAGCACGACGAGGCGCTTCCGACGGTGCGCCGCATGTTCCTCTACGTGCCCCTGATGCACGTCGAGAGCTCGACGATCCAGGAGTACATGCTCGCCAAGTTCGAGGCGCTCGTCGAGCGCGCACGCACGAGAAGCCCGCAGAACTTGGGGTTCTTCGAGTTCGCCCGCGACTACGCACGACGCCACGTCGAGGTCGTGGCGAAGTTCGGACGTTTCCCGCACCGGAACGCGATCCTGAGCCGGAAGACGACGCCCGCGGAGGAGGCGTTCCTGGTGGACAACCCTGGATTCTGA
- a CDS encoding VWA domain-containing protein, which produces MKLDLNRRVFLQLALLAAACGGDDEGGGGTGGIGGTGGTGGTGPDVPFGVWREIQSALRKSPDHLIAEAERLVAGKDAEAIFALVRDRIATLPSQPEDFGSYVERAWGSRGTLRSGTGTARDKAELLAELFTKAGFPAQVRLASMPADPDWVKKVLLRTVERPFSPAATDAEVSRWLELLGQTKPAPVVQLDADGAQAKALAAEILAKLPATLAVAPFSFDQPFGMPVVAVEVAGQTKLCNVVLPGIAFGDSGTPNQPGNIAEAKALPKLSATLSVVTTAAPKTPVPLVSAELAFEDVIGRSLYVFMVPPEDISQVLPEKLENLRSFIPTLALRGPDMSDAEREAHTYAGSALTRSGDVLVVDYAGKVTFNGTELDTTPADAQKLGSVKSITAAPNATRFAQVSVRVSALDAGGASVQGLPASAFVLEEEGAAPAFNLLENKSPPPRVLFVLDKSTSLPAEFQGVPAATLLKDIATSVLASEPGASFRIHTVGGSPNAGVWSGSAQDVYDAALAQSGLGSDLWLALSEAAGMGSSVIVFITDGDATDTPDDELLAALGEAPPAVFLKVGSFAQATLDQMAKLTGGAVFSVADQSAASTQTLAYVKARQQSSYLLRYDAPAQGPAKRNVKVSLTGGSVSGSGTYDVPPATELVPPVRIGGILLTLKLGDDEVTRVVSGVREILPGTPASLFDQVEHSLIGVTEVRFEGAPPTAAVVLDDLITARLGLEPLWKAAKAGDTPAIYEALLKTPPSHAAACFALHSPLSNPAGGLLFPTGLRAVLFNLAPLDAKRVQKRVDVIPLGAHRAAVAGGREALVAGLEATARIALIEEKLFPTNTRSALAGKPLALLEPFQDISAAVPGIAPALDERWRVAMAGYTNAHRIVPAAGTPVAFWYVEPKTGSLLGVLEDGGGEGIDIQQYEAEANLAIEAIERFAAIASYGGALGTVGGTWLSLELTKAKKLIAATVVIAGGTPSSDPTNWNDFACNAAAGAAGGIFEALAASGNAWLAMLGQLGQAYGSADSVATAATGSSSIC; this is translated from the coding sequence ATGAAGCTCGACCTCAATCGTCGCGTGTTCCTCCAGCTCGCTCTGCTCGCCGCCGCTTGCGGTGGAGATGACGAAGGCGGCGGCGGCACCGGCGGCATCGGCGGCACCGGCGGCACCGGCGGCACCGGACCCGACGTGCCGTTCGGTGTCTGGCGCGAGATCCAGAGCGCGCTCCGCAAGAGCCCCGATCATCTGATCGCGGAGGCCGAGCGTCTGGTCGCAGGGAAGGACGCTGAGGCAATCTTCGCGCTCGTGCGGGACCGCATCGCGACGCTGCCGTCGCAGCCCGAGGACTTCGGCAGCTACGTGGAGCGCGCCTGGGGGTCGCGCGGCACGCTGCGCTCGGGCACCGGCACGGCGCGCGACAAGGCGGAGCTGCTTGCAGAGCTGTTCACCAAGGCCGGGTTTCCCGCGCAGGTGAGGCTCGCCAGCATGCCTGCCGACCCCGACTGGGTGAAGAAGGTGCTGCTGCGCACCGTCGAGCGCCCGTTCTCTCCCGCAGCCACGGACGCGGAGGTCTCCCGCTGGCTCGAGCTCCTGGGTCAGACCAAACCGGCACCCGTCGTGCAGCTCGACGCCGACGGCGCACAGGCCAAGGCGCTCGCAGCGGAGATCCTGGCGAAGCTGCCCGCGACCCTGGCGGTAGCGCCCTTCTCCTTCGATCAACCCTTCGGCATGCCCGTGGTCGCCGTCGAGGTCGCCGGGCAGACCAAGCTCTGTAACGTGGTGCTGCCAGGGATCGCCTTCGGTGACTCCGGCACGCCCAACCAGCCCGGCAACATCGCCGAGGCCAAGGCGCTGCCCAAGCTCAGCGCCACGCTCTCGGTCGTGACCACGGCCGCCCCGAAGACTCCCGTGCCGCTGGTGAGCGCCGAGCTCGCCTTCGAGGACGTGATCGGACGCTCGCTCTACGTGTTCATGGTCCCGCCCGAGGACATCTCTCAGGTGCTGCCGGAGAAGCTGGAGAACCTCCGCTCTTTCATCCCGACCTTGGCGCTGCGCGGCCCCGACATGAGCGACGCCGAGCGCGAAGCGCACACCTATGCGGGCTCGGCGCTGACCCGCTCGGGCGACGTGCTGGTCGTGGACTACGCGGGCAAGGTCACGTTCAACGGCACCGAGCTCGACACCACGCCCGCCGATGCGCAGAAGCTCGGGAGCGTGAAGAGCATCACGGCCGCGCCCAACGCCACGCGCTTCGCCCAGGTGTCGGTCCGGGTCTCGGCCTTGGACGCGGGCGGCGCCAGCGTGCAGGGCCTGCCCGCCTCCGCCTTCGTGCTCGAAGAGGAAGGAGCTGCGCCGGCGTTCAACTTGCTCGAGAACAAGTCACCGCCGCCCCGCGTTCTGTTCGTGCTCGACAAGTCGACGAGCCTGCCGGCGGAGTTCCAGGGCGTGCCAGCCGCCACGCTGCTGAAGGACATCGCGACCAGCGTGCTCGCCAGCGAGCCGGGAGCGAGCTTCCGCATCCACACCGTCGGCGGTAGCCCCAATGCGGGCGTCTGGTCGGGCAGCGCCCAGGACGTGTACGACGCGGCCCTGGCGCAGTCTGGGCTCGGCTCCGACCTGTGGCTCGCGCTCTCGGAGGCCGCCGGCATGGGCTCCTCGGTCATCGTCTTCATCACCGACGGCGACGCGACCGACACGCCGGACGACGAGCTATTGGCGGCGCTGGGGGAGGCACCGCCGGCGGTGTTCTTGAAGGTTGGCAGCTTTGCCCAGGCCACGCTGGACCAGATGGCCAAGCTCACCGGCGGTGCGGTGTTCTCGGTGGCCGACCAGAGCGCCGCCAGCACGCAGACGCTGGCGTACGTGAAGGCGCGACAGCAGAGCTCGTACCTCCTGCGCTACGACGCTCCGGCCCAGGGTCCCGCCAAGCGCAACGTGAAGGTGAGCCTGACGGGGGGCAGCGTCTCGGGCAGCGGGACTTACGACGTGCCGCCCGCCACCGAGCTGGTCCCCCCGGTGCGGATCGGCGGCATCTTGCTCACGCTGAAGCTCGGTGACGACGAAGTGACGCGCGTGGTCTCCGGCGTGCGTGAGATCTTGCCGGGCACCCCCGCGTCCCTCTTCGACCAGGTCGAGCACTCGCTCATCGGCGTGACCGAGGTGCGTTTCGAGGGTGCGCCACCGACCGCGGCCGTGGTGCTGGACGACCTGATCACGGCCCGGCTGGGCCTAGAGCCGCTGTGGAAGGCCGCCAAGGCCGGCGACACACCCGCGATCTACGAGGCCTTGCTGAAGACGCCGCCCTCCCACGCGGCGGCGTGCTTCGCGCTGCACTCGCCGCTGTCGAATCCTGCGGGCGGCCTGCTGTTCCCGACCGGGCTGCGCGCGGTGCTGTTCAACCTCGCACCGCTCGACGCGAAACGCGTGCAGAAGCGCGTGGACGTGATCCCGCTCGGCGCGCACCGTGCCGCGGTCGCGGGAGGCCGCGAAGCGCTGGTCGCAGGTCTGGAGGCCACCGCGCGCATCGCCCTGATCGAAGAGAAGCTCTTCCCGACCAACACCAGGAGCGCGCTGGCCGGCAAGCCGCTGGCCCTGCTCGAGCCATTCCAGGACATCTCGGCGGCCGTGCCCGGCATCGCTCCGGCGCTCGACGAGCGCTGGCGCGTGGCGATGGCGGGCTACACCAACGCTCACCGCATCGTGCCGGCCGCCGGTACGCCGGTGGCGTTCTGGTACGTCGAGCCGAAGACCGGCTCGCTGCTCGGCGTGCTCGAGGACGGCGGCGGCGAGGGCATCGACATCCAGCAGTACGAGGCCGAGGCGAACCTGGCCATCGAGGCCATCGAGCGCTTCGCCGCCATCGCCAGCTACGGCGGCGCGCTCGGCACGGTGGGCGGGACCTGGCTCTCGCTGGAGCTCACCAAGGCCAAGAAGCTCATCGCCGCCACCGTGGTGATCGCGGGCGGCACTCCCAGCTCGGATCCGACCAACTGGAACGACTTCGCGTGCAACGCGGCTGCGGGAGCGGCAGGCGGCATCTTCGAAGCCTTGGCGGCCTCGGGCAACGCCTGGCTCGCGATGCTCGGCCAGCTGGGACAGGCATACGGCTCGGCCGACTCGGTGGCCACCGCGGCGACGGGCTCTTCGAGCATCTGCTGA